A genomic segment from Nicotiana tabacum cultivar K326 chromosome 7, ASM71507v2, whole genome shotgun sequence encodes:
- the LOC142182660 gene encoding uncharacterized protein LOC142182660 yields the protein MITDIEAVTSAQETQGQRVQQESTVFEKNRILKQQMTEICQAWASGQGQPRHESQFATQQEQYHSPEYHSYSFDLLANIEKPARKMVQEEMTQRVKSLEQRLKNMQVLTGQKSVAFKDLCMFHDVHLPSGFKTPKFEKYDGHGDLIAHLKMYCNQLRGARRNEELFMAYFGESLTGVASEWFLDQDTSRWYIWDDMAWAFAKQFQYNIDIAPDRNSLSNLKKKPTESFREYAIKWREQATRVKPPMDDHELITVFLQAQEPDYFQNMMSVVGKSFSDAIKIGEMVENGLKTGRIISQAFLKAETQAVQIESDNFVDTNEKVEEIMMTSGSRRGPRRASRRYDQLRLFSDNSPEHYYPPQNPQYSVAPPQYVVLPPKHPKKASTSITKSLPASTKFSSAL from the coding sequence atgataactgacatcgaagctgttacaagtgctcaagagactcagggtcagagggttcaacaagagtctactgtgtttgagaaaaatagaatactgaaacagcaaatgaccgaaatatgtcaagcatgggccagtggtcaaggacagcctcgtcatgagtcacaatttgctacacagcaagagcagtaccactctcctgagtaccactcgtactcgtttgatcttcttgcaaacattgagaagcctgcccgaaagatggtacaggaagaaatgacccaaagagtgaaaagcttagaacaacggttgaaaaatatgcaagtgttgacaggtcaaaagagtgttgccttcaaagatctatgtatgttccacgatgtccacttgccgtctggtttcaagactcccaaatttgaaaagtatgatggacatggagatctcATAGCCCACCTAAAAatgtattgcaatcaactgagaggtgcgagaagaaatgaagaattgttcatggcttattttggggaaagccttacgggagtagcctccgaatggtttctGGATCAAGATACATCTCGCTGGTAtatctgggatgacatggcatgGGCCTTTGCCAAACAGtttcaatacaacatcgacatcgccccGGACCgtaattccctttcaaacctgaagaagaaaccaactgaaagtttcagggaatatgccattaaatggagagagcaagcaactagagttaagccacccatggacgaccacgagctaatcactgtcttccttcaggctcaagaaccagattattttcaaaatatgatgtccgtagttggcaaatccttctcggacgcaatcaaaataggagaaatggtagagaatggccttaagacaggtagaattataagtcaagcattTCTCAAAGCCGAAACTCAGGCTGTCCAGATTGAATCCGATAATTTTGTTGACACgaatgagaaggttgaagaaatcatgatgacatcagggtcgagaagaggtcctaggagagcgTCTCGAAGGTATGACCAGCTTCGTCTGTTTTCCGATAACTCCCCTGAGCATTACtatccccctcagaacccacaatactctgtcgctccacctcagtatgttgtcctgccaccaaaacaccccaaaaaggcgagcacgagcatcacaaaatctctaccagcctccacaaaattttcaagtgccttATAA